Proteins co-encoded in one Acidovorax sp. 69 genomic window:
- a CDS encoding DMT family transporter: MHSPLPFAALLFNAFVWGLAWWPFQHMHQAGLHPLWATACMYAVVLLALLAWRPGILQQVRAHPQLWLLALASGLNNVAFNWAVTIGDVVRVILLFYLMPAWAVLLAWRILGERPSASALWRLALAFTGVVLVLLPEGVPAARLLQNLSLADGLALLGGFMFALTNVTLRRLHTVPGPARMFSMFGGCMLMALAVACVGLQIGVVDPFPAVNSTWVITGLLLAGVLMLGNWALQFGAARLAAGTTALVMLSEVMFASVSSALLGAATLSTRTVLGGSLILLASLLAALQFRRPGNASA, translated from the coding sequence ATGCACTCACCCCTGCCCTTTGCTGCCCTGTTGTTCAACGCTTTCGTCTGGGGGCTGGCGTGGTGGCCCTTCCAGCACATGCACCAGGCGGGGCTGCACCCCTTGTGGGCCACGGCCTGCATGTATGCGGTGGTGTTGCTGGCGCTCCTGGCATGGCGCCCTGGCATCTTGCAGCAGGTACGCGCGCATCCGCAGCTGTGGCTGCTGGCACTGGCCTCGGGCCTGAACAATGTGGCCTTCAACTGGGCCGTCACCATTGGCGATGTGGTGCGCGTGATCCTGTTGTTCTATCTGATGCCCGCGTGGGCGGTGCTGCTGGCCTGGCGGATTCTGGGAGAACGCCCCAGTGCCTCAGCGCTGTGGCGCCTGGCCCTGGCTTTCACGGGGGTGGTGCTGGTGCTGCTGCCCGAAGGCGTGCCCGCCGCCCGCCTGCTGCAGAACCTCAGCCTGGCCGACGGACTGGCCCTGCTGGGCGGCTTCATGTTTGCGCTCACCAACGTGACGCTGCGCCGCCTGCACACTGTGCCCGGGCCGGCGCGCATGTTCTCGATGTTCGGCGGCTGCATGCTGATGGCGCTCGCCGTGGCCTGTGTCGGTCTCCAGATCGGCGTGGTGGACCCCTTCCCTGCCGTGAACAGCACCTGGGTCATCACCGGCCTTCTGCTGGCGGGTGTGTTGATGCTGGGCAACTGGGCCTTGCAGTTTGGCGCCGCACGCCTGGCGGCCGGAACCACCGCGCTGGTGATGCTGTCGGAGGTGATGTTCGCCAGCGTGTCATCAGCGCTGCTGGGGGCCGCCACCTTGAGCACGCGCACCGTGCTGGGCGGGTCGCTGATTTTGCTGGCATCGTTGCTCGCGGCACTGCAATTTCGCCGCCCCGGCAACGCATCGGCCTGA
- a CDS encoding glutathione peroxidase — translation MPDRIYDFDAQQMNGQTVPLRQYEGKVLLIVNTASACGFTPQFGGLEELHQQYADKGLVVLGFPCNQFGSQDPGSNDEIASFCQLNYGVSFPMMAKINVNGADASPLYQWLAAEAPGLLGSKAIKWNFTKFLVGKDGQVVRRYAPQDAPKKLAKDIEAALG, via the coding sequence ATGCCAGACAGAATCTACGACTTTGACGCCCAGCAGATGAATGGGCAAACCGTGCCCCTGCGCCAGTACGAAGGCAAGGTGCTGCTCATCGTGAACACTGCCAGTGCCTGCGGGTTCACGCCCCAGTTCGGCGGCCTGGAAGAGTTGCACCAGCAGTACGCCGACAAAGGCCTGGTGGTGCTGGGCTTCCCCTGCAACCAGTTCGGTAGCCAGGACCCTGGCAGCAACGACGAGATCGCCAGTTTCTGCCAGCTCAACTACGGCGTGAGTTTTCCGATGATGGCCAAGATCAACGTGAACGGCGCCGATGCGTCACCCCTGTACCAATGGCTTGCGGCCGAGGCCCCGGGCCTGCTGGGCAGCAAGGCCATCAAGTGGAACTTCACCAAGTTCCTCGTCGGCAAGGACGGCCAGGTGGTCCGCCGCTACGCGCCGCAGGATGCGCCAAAAAAGCTGGCGAAGGATATTGAGGCCGCGCTGGGCTGA
- a CDS encoding YafY family protein has translation MRRADRLFQIVQLIRGRRLSTAAFLAERLEVSARTIYRDVADLQHQGVPIEGEAGVGYRLGAGFELPPLMFSQGEANALVAAARLAQAWLDAGLAREVEGALGKILSVLPPAARVAAEAQALYAPSVGLDPRAQASLQTLREAVHSRHVVQINYADVQGRPSVRRLRPLGCFYWGKVWTLSAWCELRNDFRGFRIDRIVELVVLDEQFRQEPGRTLADLLRKVEAQAASRPPPA, from the coding sequence ATGCGCCGCGCTGACCGCTTGTTCCAGATCGTCCAGCTGATCCGGGGGCGGCGCCTGTCCACGGCCGCTTTCCTGGCCGAGCGGCTTGAAGTCTCTGCCCGCACCATCTACCGCGATGTGGCGGACCTGCAGCACCAAGGTGTGCCGATTGAGGGCGAGGCCGGTGTGGGCTACCGCCTGGGCGCGGGCTTCGAGCTGCCACCCCTGATGTTCAGCCAGGGCGAGGCCAACGCACTGGTGGCCGCCGCGCGGCTGGCCCAGGCCTGGCTGGATGCCGGGTTGGCGCGCGAGGTCGAGGGTGCGCTGGGCAAGATCCTGTCGGTGTTGCCCCCGGCCGCGCGCGTGGCCGCGGAGGCGCAGGCGCTTTATGCCCCCTCCGTGGGCCTGGACCCGCGTGCCCAGGCCAGCCTGCAGACCTTGCGCGAGGCCGTGCACAGCCGGCATGTGGTGCAGATCAATTACGCCGATGTGCAGGGCCGTCCCAGCGTGCGCCGCCTGCGCCCACTGGGCTGTTTCTACTGGGGCAAGGTCTGGACGCTGTCGGCCTGGTGCGAGCTGCGCAACGACTTTCGGGGCTTTCGCATCGACCGCATCGTGGAGCTGGTGGTGCTCGATGAACAGTTCCGCCAGGAGCCCGGCAGAACGCTGGCCGACCTGTTGCGCAAGGTCGAGGCGCAAGCGGCTTCGCGGCCACCGCCCGCTTGA
- a CDS encoding GyrI-like domain-containing protein encodes MTNTPATVQIPAFSVAGIAVRTRNSEEMSPAIARLGGLWDRFFSQSWERKLPSRGDDGRIFGVYSGYESNEQGAFDVTAGVAVADPDLALTVPGAARVDIQGGDYLVFTGQGDMPQMVMDTWVRIWHFFAENPQVQRCFSTDFEAYEGPENVAIYIGVKP; translated from the coding sequence ATGACCAACACCCCCGCCACCGTCCAGATTCCCGCGTTCAGCGTGGCCGGCATTGCCGTGCGCACCCGCAACAGCGAAGAGATGAGCCCCGCCATTGCACGCCTCGGAGGCCTGTGGGACCGTTTTTTCAGCCAAAGTTGGGAGCGCAAGCTGCCCAGTCGGGGCGACGACGGACGCATCTTTGGGGTGTACAGCGGCTACGAGTCCAACGAGCAGGGGGCTTTCGATGTGACCGCTGGCGTGGCCGTGGCCGACCCGGACCTGGCACTGACGGTGCCCGGTGCCGCCCGCGTGGACATTCAGGGGGGCGACTACCTCGTTTTCACCGGCCAGGGTGATATGCCACAAATGGTGATGGATACCTGGGTTCGCATCTGGCACTTTTTTGCCGAGAACCCGCAGGTGCAGCGCTGCTTCAGCACCGACTTCGAGGCCTATGAAGGCCCGGAAAATGTGGCAATCTACATCGGTGTGAAACCGTAG
- a CDS encoding ProQ/FINO family protein has translation MTDSVSAQEQPHTAPAASLAAPGVAEAAATVAASAPAAPTASAEAGAPQQRTGGSRRGGRNRRTPDGRQAPDSAGGASAVSGAASGPRAPQRVHPALEQLAGLYPHLFGAVFRPLKRGIFQDLLAAHPELFEREALKVALGIHTRSTRYLQSVAAGDKRHDLQGQPVEDMAPEHVHHALLEVYRRKKARATEDLLPKLRNRMMAAFEASGLTREAYSELVQGRDETANAILEEAFAEWAARNAKDEALLRAFEASGQTLEAFADMYGMVSRTVGQQLERARRLAAAASAATAAAAAAAVVPAPEGT, from the coding sequence ATGACCGACTCCGTGTCCGCACAAGAACAACCCCACACAGCCCCTGCCGCCTCTCTGGCAGCGCCTGGTGTGGCCGAAGCTGCCGCCACCGTGGCAGCCTCGGCGCCCGCCGCACCCACCGCGTCTGCCGAAGCCGGCGCGCCCCAGCAGCGCACAGGGGGCTCGCGCCGTGGTGGCCGTAACCGCCGCACGCCCGACGGACGCCAGGCCCCAGACAGCGCCGGAGGCGCTTCCGCAGTGTCAGGTGCTGCATCGGGCCCGCGCGCGCCCCAGCGCGTTCACCCCGCGCTGGAACAACTGGCGGGCCTCTACCCCCATCTGTTCGGCGCCGTGTTCCGTCCGCTCAAGCGGGGCATCTTTCAGGACCTCCTCGCCGCCCACCCCGAGCTGTTTGAGCGCGAGGCGCTCAAGGTGGCCCTGGGCATTCACACCCGCTCCACACGGTATCTGCAAAGTGTGGCGGCTGGGGACAAACGCCATGACCTGCAAGGGCAGCCTGTTGAGGACATGGCCCCCGAGCATGTGCACCACGCACTGCTGGAGGTCTATCGTCGCAAGAAGGCGCGCGCCACCGAAGACCTGCTGCCCAAGCTGCGCAACCGCATGATGGCTGCGTTCGAGGCTTCGGGCCTCACGCGCGAGGCGTACAGCGAGCTGGTACAGGGCCGCGACGAGACTGCCAATGCCATCCTCGAAGAAGCCTTTGCCGAATGGGCTGCCCGCAACGCCAAGGACGAAGCCCTGTTGCGCGCCTTTGAGGCCAGCGGTCAGACGCTCGAAGCCTTTGCCGACATGTACGGCATGGTGTCCCGCACCGTGGGGCAGCAACTGGAGCGCGCACGCCGCCTGGCTGCAGCGGCCAGTGCCGCGACAGCGGCTGCCGCAGCGGCAGCGGTCGTGCCAGCGCCCGAAGGTACATAA
- the glcE gene encoding glycolate oxidase subunit GlcE, with translation MDFSLAPIAERVRAAAADQTPLRIRGGGTKDFHGLALHGEVLDTRVLRGIVSYEPSELVVTVRAGTPLAELEAALGEQGQCLPFEPPHFARNSQEGATVGGMVAAGLSGPARASVGAVRDYLLGVTVLNGRAELLTFGGQVMKNVAGYDVSRLMAGAWGTLGLLTEVSLKVLPVAPGEATLRFDGINQADALRKLHAWGGQPLPLNASCWVQDEGVGTLYVRLRGALAAVEAACRAMGGTRMDNATVAADWAACREQILPWFTDRAARPDHALWRLSVPATAPALSLPGGAQPLVEWHGALRWVQAPASAGDALREAAHAVGGSASVFIAAGDGKSSASGSFDLKSKALEQIHVRLKHSFDPAGIFNPGRMARTW, from the coding sequence ATGGACTTCTCTCTTGCCCCGATTGCCGAGCGCGTGCGAGCCGCTGCGGCCGACCAGACCCCATTGCGCATCCGTGGCGGGGGCACCAAGGACTTCCATGGTCTGGCCCTTCACGGCGAAGTGCTCGATACCCGTGTGCTGCGCGGCATCGTGAGCTACGAGCCCAGCGAGCTGGTCGTCACCGTGCGGGCAGGCACACCGCTGGCCGAGCTGGAGGCCGCACTGGGCGAACAAGGCCAGTGCCTGCCATTCGAGCCACCCCATTTCGCCCGGAACTCACAAGAGGGCGCCACCGTTGGCGGTATGGTGGCGGCAGGACTATCGGGTCCGGCCCGGGCCAGCGTGGGGGCTGTGCGCGACTATCTGTTGGGTGTCACAGTGCTCAATGGCCGCGCTGAACTGCTCACCTTTGGTGGGCAGGTCATGAAAAACGTGGCGGGTTACGACGTGTCGCGTCTGATGGCAGGCGCCTGGGGCACGCTGGGCCTGCTGACCGAGGTGAGTCTCAAGGTGCTGCCCGTGGCACCCGGCGAGGCCACGCTGCGGTTTGACGGCATCAACCAGGCCGACGCCTTGCGCAAGCTGCACGCCTGGGGTGGCCAGCCATTGCCGCTCAACGCCAGCTGCTGGGTGCAGGACGAAGGCGTGGGCACGCTGTATGTGCGCCTGCGTGGTGCCCTGGCGGCGGTGGAGGCCGCCTGCCGGGCGATGGGCGGCACGCGCATGGACAACGCCACCGTGGCGGCCGACTGGGCGGCCTGCCGCGAACAGATCCTGCCCTGGTTCACCGACCGTGCGGCACGCCCGGACCATGCCCTGTGGCGCCTGTCCGTGCCTGCCACGGCGCCGGCGTTGTCCTTGCCCGGTGGCGCACAGCCCTTGGTGGAGTGGCACGGCGCGTTGCGCTGGGTGCAGGCGCCCGCCTCTGCGGGTGATGCCCTGCGCGAAGCGGCTCACGCGGTGGGCGGGAGTGCTTCTGTTTTTATAGCTGCTGGCGATGGAAAATCAAGCGCTAGTGGCTCATTTGATCTCAAATCCAAGGCGTTGGAACAGATTCACGTCCGGCTCAAGCACAGCTTTGATCCGGCGGGTATCTTCAACCCGGGTCGCATGGCCCGGACCTGGTAG
- the amt gene encoding ammonium transporter, translating into MKKLLASFILGLSLLSGGSAVLAQAPATAEAATSAPAAAAEAPAAAAPAPAAAAAPAEAPAAAAAPVPKVDSGDTAWMLTSTLLVILMTIPGLALFYGGLGRSKNMLSVLMQVFVVFSLISLLWAIYGYSLAFSGEGKFFGGFDKIFLKGVTQETFGALTTIPEYVFLAFQGTFAAITVALVVGSFAERIKFSAVLIFSVLWFTFSYVPMAHIVWGGGLLGADGALDFAGGTVVHINAGIAGLVGAYMVGKRIGFGKEALTPHSLTLTMVGASLLWVGWFGFNAGSAGAANANAGLAFVNTVLATAAATLSWIAGEALHKGKASMLGAASGAVAGLVAVTPAAGFVGPMGAIVLGLIAGVVCLWGVGGLKRMLNVDDAFDVFGVHGVGGILGAILTGVFASQNLGGTGGLTPDTFVMGTQVWIQVKSVLFTIVWSGVVAFISYKIADLLVGLRVPEEAEREGLDITSHGETAYNR; encoded by the coding sequence ATGAAAAAACTGCTTGCTTCCTTCATTCTGGGGCTGAGTCTGCTGTCCGGCGGATCGGCCGTACTGGCCCAGGCGCCCGCCACGGCCGAGGCTGCGACCTCCGCGCCGGCCGCTGCTGCCGAGGCTCCCGCCGCTGCCGCCCCAGCACCTGCTGCGGCCGCTGCACCCGCCGAAGCACCTGCTGCTGCCGCAGCACCGGTGCCCAAAGTGGATTCGGGCGACACCGCCTGGATGCTGACCTCCACGCTGCTCGTGATCCTGATGACCATTCCCGGTCTGGCACTGTTCTACGGCGGCCTCGGTCGCAGCAAGAACATGCTGTCCGTGCTGATGCAGGTCTTCGTGGTCTTCTCGCTGATTTCCCTGCTGTGGGCCATCTATGGCTACAGCCTGGCGTTCTCCGGTGAAGGCAAGTTCTTCGGCGGCTTCGACAAGATTTTCCTCAAGGGCGTGACCCAGGAAACCTTTGGCGCCTTGACGACGATCCCCGAGTACGTGTTCCTGGCCTTCCAGGGTACGTTTGCCGCCATCACTGTGGCGCTGGTCGTGGGCTCGTTTGCAGAGCGCATCAAGTTCTCTGCAGTGCTGATCTTCTCGGTGCTGTGGTTCACCTTCAGCTACGTGCCCATGGCCCACATCGTGTGGGGTGGTGGTCTGCTGGGTGCTGATGGCGCGCTGGACTTTGCCGGTGGCACCGTGGTGCACATCAACGCCGGTATCGCTGGCCTGGTGGGTGCCTACATGGTGGGCAAGCGCATCGGCTTCGGCAAAGAAGCGCTCACGCCCCACAGCCTGACGCTGACCATGGTCGGTGCCTCGCTGCTGTGGGTGGGCTGGTTCGGCTTCAACGCGGGCTCTGCCGGTGCTGCCAATGCCAACGCCGGTCTGGCTTTCGTGAACACCGTGCTGGCCACTGCGGCTGCCACGCTGTCCTGGATCGCCGGTGAAGCGCTGCACAAGGGCAAGGCATCGATGCTGGGTGCGGCATCGGGTGCTGTGGCCGGCTTGGTGGCTGTGACGCCTGCCGCCGGCTTTGTGGGCCCCATGGGCGCCATCGTTCTGGGCCTGATCGCCGGTGTTGTCTGCCTGTGGGGTGTGGGTGGCTTGAAGCGCATGCTCAACGTGGACGACGCCTTCGACGTGTTCGGTGTTCACGGTGTGGGTGGCATTCTGGGTGCGATCCTGACCGGCGTGTTTGCTTCGCAAAATCTGGGTGGTACGGGGGGTCTGACGCCGGACACCTTCGTCATGGGCACACAAGTGTGGATCCAGGTCAAGAGCGTGCTGTTCACCATCGTCTGGTCCGGTGTGGTGGCGTTCATTTCCTACAAGATCGCCGACTTGCTGGTGGGTCTGCGTGTTCCCGAAGAAGCGGAACGCGAAGGTCTGGACATCACTTCGCACGGCGAAACGGCGTACAACCGCTGA
- the glnK gene encoding P-II family nitrogen regulator, producing the protein MKMVTAIIKPFKLDEVREALSDIGVQGITVTEVKGFGRQKGHTELYRGAEYVVDFLPKVKIEAAIADDLVDRVIESIETAARTGKIGDGKIFVTHLEQVVRIRTGETGKEAL; encoded by the coding sequence ATGAAAATGGTGACAGCCATCATCAAGCCCTTCAAGCTCGACGAGGTGCGTGAAGCACTCTCCGACATCGGCGTGCAAGGCATCACGGTGACCGAGGTCAAAGGCTTTGGCCGCCAGAAGGGTCACACCGAGTTGTACCGCGGTGCAGAGTACGTGGTCGACTTTCTTCCCAAGGTCAAGATCGAGGCCGCCATTGCGGACGATCTCGTGGACCGCGTGATCGAGTCCATCGAGACCGCTGCGCGCACTGGCAAGATCGGTGACGGCAAGATTTTCGTGACCCACCTGGAGCAGGTGGTGCGCATCCGCACCGGCGAAACCGGCAAGGAAGCCCTGTAA
- a CDS encoding TorF family putative porin: MTRAIIKSLGVALVATLPMLASAQLTGNVSLTTNYKFRGQDQDVSKAKAVKPALQGGFDYAFGETGFYVGNWNSSVDWLSGNSLESDLYGGYKFKAGDVDLDVGLLTYIYPGNSNGNTTEVYGAATFGPVTAKYSHTLSKDYFAYAGPGFKGRNTGYLNLAFAQEVAPSTTLKASVGFTRFGGDITAPNFMDYSLGGSYDFGGGVSLGAAVVGATKKAFYGPVNKSRVIVTLTKTL; this comes from the coding sequence ATGACCCGCGCCATCATCAAGTCCCTGGGCGTTGCCCTTGTCGCAACCCTTCCCATGCTGGCCAGCGCCCAGCTCACCGGCAATGTCAGCCTGACCACGAACTACAAGTTCCGTGGCCAGGACCAGGATGTTTCCAAGGCCAAGGCGGTCAAGCCTGCGCTGCAAGGTGGTTTTGACTACGCCTTCGGTGAAACCGGCTTCTACGTGGGCAACTGGAACTCCAGCGTGGACTGGCTGTCGGGCAATTCGCTCGAATCCGACCTGTATGGCGGCTACAAGTTCAAGGCTGGCGACGTCGATCTGGACGTGGGCCTGCTGACCTACATCTACCCCGGCAACAGCAACGGCAACACCACCGAAGTTTATGGCGCAGCCACCTTCGGCCCTGTGACAGCCAAGTATTCGCACACGCTGTCCAAGGACTACTTTGCCTACGCTGGCCCCGGCTTCAAGGGCCGCAACACCGGCTACCTGAACCTGGCGTTTGCCCAGGAAGTGGCCCCCAGCACCACGCTGAAGGCGTCGGTCGGCTTCACGCGCTTTGGTGGCGACATCACGGCCCCTAACTTCATGGACTACAGCCTGGGTGGCTCTTACGACTTCGGCGGCGGTGTGTCCCTCGGCGCTGCCGTGGTGGGCGCCACCAAGAAGGCCTTCTACGGCCCGGTCAACAAGTCGCGCGTGATCGTCACGCTCACCAAAACCCTGTAA
- a CDS encoding YifB family Mg chelatase-like AAA ATPase: MSLALVQSRALLGLQAPSVTVEVHLANGLPSFTLVGLAEVEVKEARERVRSALQNAGLEFPTNKRITVNLAPADLPKDSGRFDLPIALGILAASGQIDASRLAGYEFAGELSLSGELRPVRGALATSLALQTQQIDTQLVLPPGSAEEAALVPAAQVVRARHLLDVVRAFLPPGSTAGGDAEIANDGWTRLQPTPMAAGATGPDMADVKGQAAAKRALEIAAAGSHSVLMAGPPGSGKSMLALRFAGLLPAMTVQEALESAAIASLAGRFRPEAWGQRPTGTPHHTASAVALVGGGSPPRPGEISLAHQGVLFLDELPEFPRAALEALREPLETGHITIARAAQRAEFPARFQMIAAMNPCPCGFLGSTQRACRCTPDQVNRYQAKLSGPLLDRIDLHVEVPALPADQLVQAPAVESTTTIRARVEQARERALARQGKANQALQGQEIDTHLHLDDAAAKFLNTAAARLGWSARSTHRALKVARTIADLAGAPTTEVGHVAEAVQYRRVLRSPV; encoded by the coding sequence ATGAGTCTTGCTTTGGTGCAAAGCCGCGCCCTTCTGGGGCTGCAGGCGCCCTCTGTCACCGTCGAAGTGCATCTGGCCAATGGTTTGCCCAGTTTCACGCTGGTAGGACTGGCCGAGGTGGAGGTGAAAGAGGCCCGCGAACGCGTGCGCTCGGCGCTGCAAAACGCGGGGCTGGAGTTCCCCACAAACAAACGCATTACCGTCAATCTCGCCCCGGCGGACCTGCCCAAGGACTCCGGCCGGTTTGATCTGCCGATTGCCCTGGGCATCCTCGCCGCCAGCGGTCAGATCGATGCCAGCCGCCTGGCGGGCTACGAATTTGCGGGCGAGCTGTCGTTGTCGGGCGAGCTGCGCCCGGTGCGCGGTGCACTCGCCACCAGCCTGGCACTGCAGACGCAGCAGATCGACACCCAACTGGTGCTGCCCCCGGGCAGCGCCGAAGAAGCGGCCCTGGTGCCCGCAGCCCAGGTGGTGCGCGCGCGCCACCTGCTGGATGTGGTGCGCGCCTTTCTGCCACCGGGCAGCACGGCGGGGGGCGACGCGGAGATCGCCAACGACGGCTGGACCCGCCTGCAACCCACCCCCATGGCTGCGGGCGCTACCGGCCCTGACATGGCCGACGTGAAGGGCCAGGCCGCCGCCAAGCGTGCACTGGAGATCGCAGCGGCCGGTAGCCACAGCGTGCTCATGGCCGGCCCACCCGGCTCGGGCAAATCGATGCTGGCGCTGCGTTTTGCAGGCCTGCTGCCCGCCATGACGGTGCAGGAAGCCCTGGAAAGCGCGGCCATTGCCAGCCTGGCCGGGCGCTTTCGGCCTGAAGCCTGGGGCCAACGCCCCACAGGAACGCCGCACCACACAGCCAGCGCGGTGGCCCTGGTGGGCGGTGGCTCGCCGCCCCGGCCTGGCGAGATCTCGCTGGCGCACCAAGGGGTGCTGTTCCTGGACGAGCTTCCCGAATTCCCCCGCGCTGCGCTCGAAGCCCTGCGCGAGCCACTGGAGACCGGTCACATCACCATCGCGCGGGCCGCACAGCGCGCTGAGTTTCCGGCACGGTTCCAGATGATTGCGGCCATGAACCCCTGCCCCTGCGGCTTTCTGGGCTCCACGCAGCGCGCCTGCCGCTGCACGCCCGACCAGGTAAACCGCTACCAGGCCAAGCTCAGCGGCCCGCTGCTGGACCGTATCGACCTGCATGTGGAAGTGCCCGCCCTGCCCGCCGACCAACTGGTGCAGGCACCGGCAGTAGAGTCCACCACCACCATTCGCGCCCGGGTGGAGCAGGCCCGCGAGCGGGCCCTGGCCCGCCAGGGCAAGGCCAACCAGGCACTGCAAGGACAGGAGATCGACACCCATCTGCACCTCGACGATGCCGCCGCCAAGTTCCTCAACACCGCTGCCGCCCGCCTGGGCTGGTCGGCCCGCAGCACACACCGCGCGCTGAAGGTGGCGCGCACCATTGCCGACCTGGCAGGCGCCCCCACCACCGAAGTGGGCCATGTGGCCGAGGCGGTGCAATACCGGCGCGTGCTGCGCAGCCCGGTGTGA
- a CDS encoding MarR family winged helix-turn-helix transcriptional regulator: MSIAPRLRKKNTSPATATDTGVSTNEPVDTGLLRTLVGYNARRASLSIIAMFMERMAVYHLKVVDFSVLSLVAHNPGLTSRQLCATLNVLPPNMVGLIAALERRGLIERRPHPSDGRAMGVHLTPAGVELTAQAEQTAAQLEEDATARLTAAERKTLIRLLQKVYD; the protein is encoded by the coding sequence ATGTCCATCGCCCCCCGCCTCCGCAAGAAAAACACATCGCCCGCCACCGCAACAGACACCGGGGTCTCCACCAACGAGCCGGTGGACACCGGACTGTTGCGCACACTGGTGGGCTACAACGCGCGCCGTGCCTCGTTGTCCATCATTGCCATGTTCATGGAGCGCATGGCGGTCTACCACCTCAAGGTCGTGGATTTTTCGGTGCTGTCGCTGGTGGCGCACAACCCGGGGCTCACATCGCGCCAGCTGTGCGCCACGCTGAACGTGCTGCCGCCCAACATGGTGGGGCTGATTGCCGCGCTGGAGCGGCGTGGCCTGATTGAGCGCCGCCCGCACCCAAGCGACGGGCGCGCCATGGGCGTGCACCTGACGCCCGCCGGGGTGGAGTTGACCGCGCAGGCCGAGCAGACGGCCGCGCAACTCGAAGAAGACGCCACGGCACGCCTCACAGCGGCCGAGCGCAAGACGCTGATCCGGCTGCTGCAAAAAGTCTACGACTGA
- a CDS encoding amidohydrolase family protein, producing the protein MDYENLLAIDIHTHAEVSCWNPFDNYGEEYDRAADKYFKNGRRPTIAETVAYYREQKIGLVMFTVDAESKMGRRRIPNEEIAEAAKANSDMMTAFASIDPHKGKMGAREARRLIEEYGIKGFKFHPTVQAYHPYDKMAWPIYEVIAEYGMPAIFHTGHSGIGSGMRCGGGLRLEYSNPMHLDDVAIDFPDMQIVMAHPSFPWQDEALSVATHKPNVWIDLSGWSPKYFPKQLVQYANTLLKDRILFGSDYPLITPERWMKDFQEAGFKPEVMPGILKGNAVRLLGLDKAQAAPAA; encoded by the coding sequence ATGGACTACGAAAATCTGCTCGCCATCGACATCCACACCCACGCCGAAGTGAGCTGCTGGAACCCGTTTGACAACTACGGCGAGGAATACGACCGCGCCGCCGACAAATACTTCAAGAACGGCCGCCGCCCCACCATCGCCGAGACGGTGGCGTATTACCGCGAGCAGAAGATTGGCCTGGTGATGTTCACTGTGGACGCCGAGTCCAAGATGGGCCGCCGCCGCATCCCCAACGAAGAGATCGCCGAGGCGGCTAAGGCCAACAGCGACATGATGACGGCGTTCGCCAGCATCGACCCGCACAAGGGCAAGATGGGCGCACGTGAGGCGCGCCGCCTGATCGAGGAATACGGCATCAAGGGCTTCAAGTTCCACCCCACGGTGCAGGCCTACCACCCCTACGACAAGATGGCCTGGCCCATCTACGAGGTGATTGCCGAATACGGCATGCCCGCCATTTTCCACACTGGCCACAGCGGCATTGGCAGCGGCATGCGCTGCGGCGGCGGCCTGCGGCTCGAATACTCCAACCCCATGCACCTCGATGACGTGGCGATCGACTTCCCCGACATGCAGATCGTGATGGCGCACCCGAGCTTTCCGTGGCAGGACGAGGCATTGAGCGTGGCCACGCACAAGCCCAACGTGTGGATCGACCTGTCGGGCTGGAGCCCCAAGTATTTTCCCAAGCAACTGGTGCAGTACGCCAACACGCTGCTCAAAGACCGCATCTTGTTCGGTAGCGACTACCCGCTGATCACGCCCGAGCGCTGGATGAAGGATTTCCAGGAGGCAGGCTTCAAGCCCGAGGTGATGCCCGGCATCTTGAAGGGCAATGCGGTGCGGCTGCTGGGGCTGGACAAGGCCCAGGCGGCACCTGCGGCCTGA